DNA sequence from the Pirellulales bacterium genome:
CCCAACGGTTGCAAATCGCCGACTGCACTGTCGTGCGGTAGATTGCGACGCCCCTTGGCCGCTACGCCTGGCCGCTGGAATCTGCTAACCTCTCTGAAATGCCCACCTGGAATGCGGAACTTTATCTTCAGTTTGCCGATGAGCGAACTCGGCCCTGCCGTGAATTGGCGGCAAGGGTGGCGATTGACGCGCCGCGGCGGGTCGTCGATCTTGGTTGCGGGCCGGGCAATAGCACGCAGGCTGTCGGCCAGCGCTGGCCGACAGCGGCGATTGTCGGCATCGACGCTTCCCCCGAAATGATTGCAGCCGCGCGCCGGTCGAACCCCAATGGGCAATTTCACTTGCGGGATATCGCGGATTGGGCGACCAACGGCGATGAAAGTCCGGATGTCGTTTTCTCCAATGCTGCGCTCCAATGGGTTCCCGATCATGCGGCGCTGTTTCCACGACTGCTCAAGCAGGTTGCCGCCGGCGGGGCCTTGGCCGTGCAAGTGCCGGCGAATGTGCATGCGCCGGCACATCGGCTGATGCGAGAATTGGCGGCCTCGGCGCTGTGGCGCGCACGGTTTCCGATCGGCGGCGTGCGAGAATGGAATGCCCACTCGCCTGCTTTCTACTACGATGCCCTTGCGCCTCAAGCGGTGCGGATCGATTTGTGGACGACCGAGTACATTCAGATCATGCCGTCGGCCGAAGCGATCGTCGATTGGTATCGCGGCTCGGGCCTGCGGCCATATCTCGAAGCGCTCGGCGGCGACGCCGAGCGCCAACGGTTCGCGTCCGAATATCTGAGCGCGATTCGCGGTGCGTACCCGCCGCAACCGAACGGACAAGTCCTGTTCCCCTTCCAGCGGCTATTTGTGATTGCGTATCGGTAACGGTTCCCCATCCATCGACGGCGCATCGTGTAGCCTGTCGGGGCCCTCATGATTTCCGGGGGAAGTAAATACAGGACAGCCCGGCCGACCTCGTTGAACTCCCCCACCATTTCACCGAAGCCGCTGCTTACGCAACTGCATGGCTTTTTCGCGCGTTCGGAGATCCCCGCAACGTTCGCGATGAGCAGCGTAATCCAATTCGCATGATCTTGGTCTTCTTGGAAATTGGGGCGGGCACCGTGCTCCCCTTCGATGCAATTATTTCCGGCGGATGGGCGGATTCGTAAGGCAATCGCCGGATTTCGCGGGAATCGCTGGCGGCCGGGTCCGCCGGGGCCGCGACCGCCCCAAGAATTTTGGAAATTCTTGCCAGGCGCTAGACACAGGGGGGGGGGCGCGTGGTTACAATGGCGGCGACATTGTCTTTCCTGCGTCCGCCGTAGCGACCGGTGGCTTGCCTGTCGCATCTTCCGTAAAACGAGAAACACTCACATCTGGCCAAAGGACGACTAAAATGAAGACGACCAATCTGTTTGCCAGCCTCTTGTCGGCCCTCGCTTTTATCTCTTCCACCCAGGCCGTTACGATCGACATGGTCACCGTTGGCAATCCGGGCAACGCGCCGGATACGCGCTACGACGCCACAGGCTTTGGCTCGGTGGGCTACAACTACCAGATCGGCAAGTACGAAGTCACGGCCGGTCAGTATACCGAGTTCCTCAACGCCGTGGCCAAGAATGACCCCAACGGGTTGTACAACACAGAGAATACCGGTTGGTTCGGCGGGAACATTCAGCGCACCGGTTCTTCGCCCAACTACAGCTACAGCGTGGCGTCCGACTGGGCCGACCGGCCGGCGAACAACTTGAGTTTCTGGGACGCGGCCCGGTTCGCCAACTGGCTCCACAACGGCCAGCCCACCGGAGCGCAGGGTCCGGGCACGACGGAAGATGGTGCGTATCACGATGTCGGCGATCAGGCGCTATTTGGCCGCAATGCGGGCGCGCGGTTCTTCATTCCCACCGAGGACGAGTGGTACAAGGCGGCGTACTACGACCCGAACTACGGCGGCCTGGGCATCGGCGGCTATTGGGAATATCCGACCGGCACGGACGCGGTGCCTGGGAACGACATCACGGAGGCGACGAATCCCGGCAACAATGCGAATTTCGATCTCGGCGGCCAAACCATCGGCAGCCCCTACTATCGCACGGAAGTGGGCGAATTCGAGTGGTCCGACAGCCCCTACGGCACGTTCGATCAAGGCGGCAACGTGCGGGAGTGGAATGAAACGGAGGTGTATGGTTGGTCGCGTGTTGTGCGTGGCGGGTCGTACATCTACAACTCGGAACACCTGCGTGCGTACTCCCGCGCCGACGGCAACGGTCCCACGGGCGAGCACAACATGCTGGGGTTCCGGGTGGCAAGTATTCCTGAGCCAGCCAGCATCATGTTGTGCTTGGCCGGTGTGTTGATGCTGATGCTGAGAAGAGGACGGAAGTAGCACCCTTTCTACCTTGTTCCTTTTACCCTTTTCTTTTCCATCGCAATCGGTTGCCTTCGGTCAGGGGGCGAAAATGGCGCCTGGTGAGTTCTGAAAACGGCATAAAGCCGGCCCCCTTGACGTCACTGTACTAATGTTCTATCATGCCACCGAGCCCCAAGCCGGGCTTGGCCGCCGCGGGCGGCCCGTTGTTTGGCAATTCAATGCTCACTCCCACGCTGCGGCATGAGCCTACGGTGTCGGTCGCTTTTGCGCGCTCGCGGCCATTCGACTGAGTGGGCAGGCTCATTCCTCCGTGTCCACTACTCGGCGCCCGCCGCGCCGTTGCGTAATACTGCCTTGATCGAGCTTCGTGCATCGATCATTCAGCATCCACCCCCTTATTTTCCATCGACCCTCGCCACGCCTCAAACCTCAAAAACACTCGTAAATTCTCGATCCAATTCGCTTCCGCCTGCCGATTTTTTGCGCACCCCCCCGGAAATGAACCGGAAATTTGTTTTGCGAAAATCTTCACGGTGCTCGGAAAAAACACACTTTTTCAACTCCTCCATTTCCACGTTAAAATTTTTTTCTGAAATCGCGCGACGATAGCAAACACAAATTCACCGAGAAAATCCATAAGTCGAACGAAAAACTCCGCTGCTACCGTTCGTCTTTCAATCATGGTTTCAAGTCTGACTACCTACGACTTCCTCGCGCCGCCCCGAATGGTCTTCGGCTGGGGTCGCCGCCGCGAAATGGGTCGCTTTGCGGCGTCGCTCGGACGACGTGCGTTCGTCGTCAGCGGCTCAACCGCCTTGGAACGCAAAGGAATTCTTGCCGAGGTGCTCGAAACGGTCGCTGCCGCTGGAATCGAAGGATTGCACGTCGCTTCTCTGTCGCGCGAACCGGAGGTCGCGGATGTCGATCGGCTGGCGGCGGACCTGGTCGAGAATAATGTCGGCCGGGGCGATTTTGTCATCGGCATTGGCGGCGGTTCCGCGATCGATTTGGCCAAAGCTGCGGCGGCCATGGCCACGAATCGCGACAGCACGACCGTGGCCGATTTTCTGGAAGGCGTCGGGCGCGGCTTGCAAATCGAGAACGACCCGCTGCCAATGATGGCAATTCCCACGACGGCCGGTACGGGAAGCGAGGCCACCAAGAACGCCGTCATTAGCAGCAACAATCCACCCTTCAAAAAGAGCCTGCGAGCCGATTCAATGCTGCCGCGGGTGGTGTTGATCGATCCGGAACTTTCCGTCAGTGTGCCTCCGTCTGTGACGGCCCAGACCGGCATGGATGCGATTACGCAGCTAATCGAAAGCTACATCTCGCGGCGGGCAAAACCGATTCCGCAAGCACTCGCCATTCAGGGGTTGCAATTGGCGATGCCGGCCTTAGCAGTGGCTGTGCGCGACGGAGCAAACCGAGCAGCTCGCGAGGCGATGGCCCATGCAGCATTGCTTTCGGGAATTGCGCTGGCAAATTCCGGCCTGGGAATGGCCCACGGCGTGGCGGCGGCATTAGGCGCTGAATGCAAAGTGCGACATGGTTTGGCTTGCGCCGTCATGCTGCCCGTCGCGCTGCGAGCGAATCTCAGCGCATGCGAGGCCGAATTGGCACAACTTGCTCGCGAAACCTGCGATGTCTCGCCGACTGCAACCAGCAGTGCGGCGTCCTATGCATTGATTCATCGCATCGACGAACTGGGCGCGGAAATTGGCATTCCTTCGCGGTTGGCCGACCTTGGCGTGCGCCGCGAGCAGATTCCGACCTTGGTGGCTGCATCGCACGGCAACAGCATGTCGGGAAATCCGCGGGCGATCGGCGACGGCGAACTTACCGAGCTATTGGAGAACATGCTGTGATCGTTTCCGCGGGCCTAAGTCCTGCCTGGCAGCAAATCTTGCGGTTTGAGCGATTTCGACTTGGTGAAGTGAATCGCGCAGCGGCGACACATTGGTGCGCTTCCGGCAAATCGATCAACGTTGGCATTGGGTTGCATCACCTCTGCGGCGGACGCACCGACCAATCGCTGACCGTTTCAACGCTGGGCGGCCCGGCTTTTGAAGCCTTTGAAAGAGAGTTCGCGGATCTGGGAGTTCCGCGACGGTGGATCCGCACCCAATCTCCCACGCGCATTTGCACCACCATCCTGGACGAATCCACCGGAACATCCACCGAACTCGTCGAAAATGTTGGACCGATTACCGAGGGTGAGCTTGCTCAGTTTGAGGCGGCATTTGCCGAATCGGTCGAGTCCGCCGATGCCGTCGTCCTCACGGGTTCGTTGCCGCGAAGAGCGCCAACAAACCTCTATCGGCGGTTGCTGGAGCATGTATCCTGCCATGCCGTGGTCGATGCACGCGGGCCGGAATTACTCGCCGCGATCGAAGCCAGGCCGCTCGTGGTAAAGCCGAATCGAGAAGAACTTGCTAAAACGCTCGACTGCGAAATTCGCTCCGACGACGACCTGCGCTGCGCCATGGCCCAACTGCAACGCCGCGGCGCGCAGTGGGTCGTTGTCAGCAGCGGCAATGGCGACATCTGGATTGCGGCGGCCGGAGACTATTACCGTGCAGTTCCGCTCGTCGTGGAACAGGTCGTCAATCCCATTGGCTGTGGCGATTGCTTCGCCGCCGGCATTGCCTGGGGACTTGCGCACGGGCACGAACCGATGACGGCGATTCGATACGGAATTGCTGCGGCAGCGGAGAATCTGGAGACGCTGCTGCCGGCAAGGTTAGACCCCAAGCGTGTCGTCGAACGCTCGGCGAAAGTGGCCATTGACTGATGGCCTCAGGCAAGCGTATGCGCTTGTACCCGGACAGAACCCATTCGACAACAACGATGCAAATCCATCCCGCCTGGACTCAGGCAAATCCATGCTGCCTGTATTCAGGCGAATCCATGCTGCTTGTATTCAGGCGAATCCATGCTGCTTGTACTCAGGCAAATCCATGCTGCTTGCTCACCGTCGCAAGCAGTTCATCGGCCCGCATCAGCAGGCTCGATGACGAATCGCACGATGGAGCGGCAGGTTTGCCGTCTGGGTCGCTGGCCGCGAACTCGGCCATGCAATGCTGGCACACAACCCGCTTTCCCAAATAGGAAACGCGGATTTGTAGCCGTCGGCCACAAGTCGGACATTCTTGCACAAAATAAACGGGCTTAGACATGGCGGCATCTCCTACTACCGTTTTGCCCGATGGCCTGTTCCGGGCGTTCATTCTACGATCGATGAGAAGCATTTGCAATCAAAAACGGGTCAAGTTTGCAATATTGTCGGTCTGTTGCACGACCAGGAATGGCGATTCAGATCGTCGCAAGTGGCTGAATCCATGGCATTTACGAATCCGATGGACAGACTTGCGGCCTGCTAGGTTCGATAAATCGCCGAAATACTGCATAAATCGTGCCCACTAGCGACGAAATCCGATGGATAGAGTAGGGTTCAATAGTCGCTGAGCTTGCTGAGTTGATGTTGCTGTTTGGAGGAAAATCAATGAGAAATCCCCCTGTCATCTACGTTTTACGCATTTTTGCCTTGGAATTCGCAATTTTTACGATCGGCGTCACGGTGGCTGCCGCCGCCCCAAAAGAGCTTCCGTCGTTCGAGCAAGTCTGGCAAGCAACGGAAAAACAGCTAGCAAAATTGCCGAATTACGAGCCGGGCGATTTGATCTCTTGCCAACAAGTTGCGCCCGTCTTTCCTATTTTGAAGGCATTGGGATGGCCAGTCCTCGACCGAGACGAAATCTTGAAACTCGTGCCGATGGAAAATGAGTATTTCGTGACAAAATTGCGCACGAAGGCTGGTCGCAAGTTTATGCGACAGATCGAGCGATACCCGCTGGCCTTCGACCGGATCGACCGAATCGGCCGAATGTATATGGGCGACGACAATGTCGACGCCCTCATCCGCGGTCCCGACGGCTATAAGATGCTCCAATATATGACGGAGACTGCCTGGGGCAAGACCATGGGTAAGATGCTTTCGCAGGCGCCGAGAGGCAAAGATTTCAACGCACCGACCGGGCGGCTCTATACGGCCGACGCGCTAATGTTGCGCTTACAGCAATCGTACGAAGCCGAGCTTGAACGGCGGGGGCTGAAGCAGAAATCGAAGAAGTAGGCTTACTTCAGTTGTCGCATCGAACGGATGACGATCGGTTCGACGGGTGAATTTTCGAATT
Encoded proteins:
- the tam gene encoding trans-aconitate 2-methyltransferase yields the protein MPTWNAELYLQFADERTRPCRELAARVAIDAPRRVVDLGCGPGNSTQAVGQRWPTAAIVGIDASPEMIAAARRSNPNGQFHLRDIADWATNGDESPDVVFSNAALQWVPDHAALFPRLLKQVAAGGALAVQVPANVHAPAHRLMRELAASALWRARFPIGGVREWNAHSPAFYYDALAPQAVRIDLWTTEYIQIMPSAEAIVDWYRGSGLRPYLEALGGDAERQRFASEYLSAIRGAYPPQPNGQVLFPFQRLFVIAYR
- a CDS encoding SUMF1/EgtB/PvdO family nonheme iron enzyme, yielding MKTTNLFASLLSALAFISSTQAVTIDMVTVGNPGNAPDTRYDATGFGSVGYNYQIGKYEVTAGQYTEFLNAVAKNDPNGLYNTENTGWFGGNIQRTGSSPNYSYSVASDWADRPANNLSFWDAARFANWLHNGQPTGAQGPGTTEDGAYHDVGDQALFGRNAGARFFIPTEDEWYKAAYYDPNYGGLGIGGYWEYPTGTDAVPGNDITEATNPGNNANFDLGGQTIGSPYYRTEVGEFEWSDSPYGTFDQGGNVREWNETEVYGWSRVVRGGSYIYNSEHLRAYSRADGNGPTGEHNMLGFRVASIPEPASIMLCLAGVLMLMLRRGRK
- a CDS encoding iron-containing alcohol dehydrogenase: MVSSLTTYDFLAPPRMVFGWGRRREMGRFAASLGRRAFVVSGSTALERKGILAEVLETVAAAGIEGLHVASLSREPEVADVDRLAADLVENNVGRGDFVIGIGGGSAIDLAKAAAAMATNRDSTTVADFLEGVGRGLQIENDPLPMMAIPTTAGTGSEATKNAVISSNNPPFKKSLRADSMLPRVVLIDPELSVSVPPSVTAQTGMDAITQLIESYISRRAKPIPQALAIQGLQLAMPALAVAVRDGANRAAREAMAHAALLSGIALANSGLGMAHGVAAALGAECKVRHGLACAVMLPVALRANLSACEAELAQLARETCDVSPTATSSAASYALIHRIDELGAEIGIPSRLADLGVRREQIPTLVAASHGNSMSGNPRAIGDGELTELLENML
- a CDS encoding bifunctional hydroxymethylpyrimidine kinase/phosphomethylpyrimidine kinase encodes the protein MIVSAGLSPAWQQILRFERFRLGEVNRAAATHWCASGKSINVGIGLHHLCGGRTDQSLTVSTLGGPAFEAFEREFADLGVPRRWIRTQSPTRICTTILDESTGTSTELVENVGPITEGELAQFEAAFAESVESADAVVLTGSLPRRAPTNLYRRLLEHVSCHAVVDARGPELLAAIEARPLVVKPNREELAKTLDCEIRSDDDLRCAMAQLQRRGAQWVVVSSGNGDIWIAAAGDYYRAVPLVVEQVVNPIGCGDCFAAGIAWGLAHGHEPMTAIRYGIAAAAENLETLLPARLDPKRVVERSAKVAID